The DNA region TGCGACTGCTGTTCGACGACCTGCCCACCAAGGCCCCGGCCGTCGCGCAGCCGAACTCGCTGATCCGCCACGACAACCCCAAGAACACCAAAGCCATGTTCATCGGCTTCGGCGTCCTCGCGCTGGGCGGGCTCGTGGTGGTGGTCGGGATCACCTCGACCTGGTTCCTGCTCGCGCCGATCCTGGTGCTCGGCGTGATCCTGTTCATGATGTCCTGATAATCCGGTTGGCAGGTCGCAGGCTTGCCCCACCATCAGGCTCTGATCAGACGCCCGGGCGATCGCCGAGCAGGGAACGCAGCTGCGCCAGCAGGTCGCTGCGGCTGGTGGCGCCGAGGCGGGAGCGCATGCGGGCCATGTGGTGCTCGACGGTCTTGCCCGAGATGAACAGGCGGTCACCGACCTGCTTGTAGGTCATCCCGTCGAGCACGAGCCCGGCCACCTGGAGTTCCCGCTCGCTGAGCCGGACCATCCCGGCCCGATCTTCCACGGCGGGCGCGGGCGCGGCCGGGCCTTGCAGCACGCGGGCGCAGTCGAGGAGTCCGACCATCGCCGTGCGGTCGGGCGTGCGGATCGCGGCCTGCCCCGCCAGCCGGGCGGCGTCCCATGGCAGGCCCGCGGCGTGCAGGGACCTGGCGGCGGCTTCGACCTTCGGGGCGTCGACCTCGCCCGCGAGGACCTGGCGCCAGCTTTGGGCGGCGGCGGCGAGAGCGGCGTGGAACGGGCTGAACGCGGCCTGGTCGGCGAGCGCGGCCGCGTGCGCGTCGGCCGCGCGGGAGCCGCTCGGGCGGACGGTGTCCGGTTGGTCGGCGATGATCTCGGCGTGCAGGCAGTGCCAGTGCAGCATGGTCGACCACAGCGGCGGATTCCCCAGGCGCCGCAACAGTTCCCAAGCCTCGTCGAGCTGGGGCGCGAGCCGCTCGCGGTCGCCGAGGCGGGCCGCGGCGACGGCGAACTCGCCCAGTGGCAGCAGGGAGAACAGGTCGACCGGTACACGGACGAACGTGGCGCACGCCAGTTCCCAGGCGCGGCGCAGGGCCGTCAGGTCGCTGCTACGCCGGGCCGTGCCGACCCGCAGGCCGACGGCGAACAGGGCGTCGCGCGCTGACAGGTCCGCGGTGGGCGGGTTGGTCGCGACGCCGTGGTTCATCGAGATCCAGGCGCGCAGCAGCCGGTGGCGGTTCGCCAGCGTCCCGCCCGCGGCGACGGCGCGGTCGAGCAGGGGTTCGGCGATCGCGGTCGAGCCGGTGTGCGCGGCCATGATCGCGCTGATCGCGGCGGGGCTGTCGGGCAGCAGGACGTTGTCCCCCACCGGTTCCAGCATCTCGGCCGCGCGCACCACTGTGGACAGTGCGGTCGGCCAGGCGTCGTCAAGCGAGTCGAGGACGCCGTGGGCCATGGCCGTGATCGCGCCCGCGACCAACGTCGGCGGGTCGTCGGCGTCGGCTTTGAGGGCGGTCCGGGCGTCGTCGACGCGGCCCGTGCCCACCAAGCCGATGGCGGCCAGCGCGGACCCGGACCACTGGTACAGCTCGGCGCTGCGGGCGAGTTGGCCGCGGTGGGCCAGGGCGGCGGCGGCCACCCGGGCCGCGGCCGGACTGGGTGCGCCCGCCATGAGCGCGTCGGCCCGGCGCAGCGCGCTGTCGGTGGCTCCGGAAAGCGCCTCGGCTTCGGCTTGGCGCACCTCATCCACCGGATGCCCGGCGGCGGCCGCGGCGGCGTAGAGGCGCACGGCGACGGCTGGCTCGGCCTGCGCGGCGGCGGCCTCGAACACCGCGGCGACCGACGGTCCGCCCGCCTTGGCACCCAGCAGCGTGAGCGCGTCGGCGATGAGCGGGCCGCCGCGGGCCAGCCGCAGGTCGGCGATCCGGTCGTACACGGCGTCGCGCTGGTCGGGCGGGATCAGCGTGCGGACCACCGTGGCGCCCAGCGGCAGCAGGTCGGGCGCCAACAGGCCGGTGCCACGGGCTTCATCGAGGACGTCGGCCGGTGGGCGGCCGAGCAGTTCGGCCAGCTCGACCTCGCCCGCCCCGACCGCGGTGGCGATCAGGGCCCGCAGCGCGTCGGGGCTGAGCCGGTCGAGCTCGAATCGGAACTCTTCGATCGCCTCGTGCGGGAGGTCGCCCGCGCCTACGTGCGGGGCGACGCGGTGCACCAGGCCCGGCACCCCGCCGGTCTGGCTGTGCACCAGTTCGGCGACGCCCGGCGCGGGCGGGGCGCCCAGCAGCGCGCGCAGGCACTCGGTGACCCGGTCGCGGTCGAACGGGCGCAGCACGATCTGGCCGCGCATCCGGCCGAGCAGCGCGGTCAGACCGTCCGGCCGCGGCCGTGGCCTGGCGGCGATGACCAGTCCGGTCCGGCCGTCGGCGGCGCGGTCGGCCAGCTCAGCGAAGTCCTTGTCCCCCAACAGATGCGCGTCGTCGACCAGCAGCAGGTCGGCCGCGTCCAGGCCCGGCCGCCAGCGCCGCGCGCCCGGCGCGGTGGCGAGCAGGTCGAGCAGCGCGGTCTTGCCGAAGCCGCCCGGTGCGATCACCGCGAGCCGGACCGGGGCCACGCCACCGGAGATGATCGCCGCGCACAGCCTGCGCGTCGGGTCGTCCAGCACGAGCTCGTCGGGCAGCGCGTGTCCGGGGATCACGACTGTTCCCCTGGACGGCGGGGCCGCAGCGCGAACCGGCGGGCGGGCGGTTCGAGCGGGCTGATCTCCACCGGCGGACGCGGTGGCGGCAGATCAACGCCTTCCCGCACCCCGGCACTCTCCTCGATCTCCGCGTTCCGTCCCTCCAGCGCAACGAGCGCGGCGCCGCCGGGATTCGCGATCCCAGTTGCCGGACTCGCATGCCGGAATCCGGGGTGGCTGGCGTCGGCGCTGAGGTTGGCGCCGGGCGCGGCGAACCGGGCGGGCGCCAGCCGCGGGCAGGCCGCGATGGCGGCACCGCGCGCGGCTGCGGTCGCCGGGTCGGTCTCGACGGTGACCGGGGAGTCGAAACGGCCCGCGGCCAGCGCGGCGACCAGCGGCACCGCGGCGGTTCCGCCTGCCAGGACCACCCCGGCCAGGACGTCGGCGGGCACCCCGGCGGCGAGCCTGCCCAGGTCATCGACCGCGGTGGCGAGCGCGGGCCGGGCCGCCTCATCGAAGGCCGCCCTGGTCACGATCTCGTCGTTCAGCCGGACCTCGGGCGCGGTCGAGAGCAGTTCCTTGGCCTGCGCGCAGGTGAGCCGGAAGGCGGCCGGGTCCATCCCGTGGTCGGGGCGCACGAGCGAGCCGAGCACGTCGTCGAGGTACTCGCCCGCGTCGGCGTCGACCAGGGGCCGGTGGTTGGCCAGTTCGAACGACGCCTGCGCGCGGTAGAGCACGGCGTGCTCGATGTGCCTGCCGCCCAGCAGGCCCAGCGCGACGGCCGACCCGACCGGCACCGCCGCGCGCTCGTGGGCCGCCTCGGCCGCGGCGACCACGGTCGGCAGCAGCAGCACCCCGGGCATCCCCGCCGCGTGCAGCGCGCCGCGAAGCAGGCCACGACGGTATGACCCCCAATCGGGTGGGTGAGTGACCGCGATCCGTTCGGCAGGCCTGCCCTCGACCGCGGCGACCGCGTCGGCGACCCAGCTGACGACGGCGGCGGCCAGCGTCTCGGCCGGATAGAGCTCGCCGCCGAGCAGCACGGGCACGCCGTCGCCGACGCGCGGCAGGAAGTCGCGGGCCACCCGCTGCGGCTCGACCGCCGCCCATGCTCGCGCGGCCTGTCCGACCAGCACTTCTCCGCCATCGGAGATCGCCAGCAGGGCCGGGGTCCACGGGCTGCCGCGGTCGATCGGGACGGCCTCCGCCTGCCCGAACGCACTGCCCGTGCGCCTGCACACCGCCGCCGCGCCGCGCGTGCGGCCGACGTCGATGCCGAGCACATAGGGCATCCCGGACTCCTGACTATGGCGGTAGCGAGGGGTCTGTTCGTACCAGGCGCCTGATCCCGCACAGCAACCCCGGGTAGGCGCCTGATCACCCCCTAACCCCCTAACGAGACCTAGTTGCTTCACCCGTTCGTGTGACGTAGGCGACTCGGAGTGATCCCCGATGTGCCGGGTACGGCCCGTCCATAGATTGATCACAACGCCCCGACCGATGCCCCCGGCCTTGGCGCGACCTCCCCGAAACCCCCGAAATTGGAGTAGTTCGTTGACCGTCTACCAGGACCAGCCGAACTCAGGTGCCACCGAGCAGACCCTGCACGACTTCGTGCTGACCCTGCTGACCGACGAGTCCGCGCGCATCGCCTTCACCGAGGACCCCACCGCCGCACTCGCGGGTGCCGGCCTCGGTGACATCACCGCCCAGGACGTCCAGGACGTCATTCCGCTGGTCGCCGACTACGCCCCGGTCGACCTGACCCTGCCCGCCTCCGCCGAGACGGTCGTCGAGCAGCTCACCGCCGTGGCCGACGCCGCGCAGAGCCACGCGGGCCACTGCGACACCGACACCACCGGCGGCCTCACCGGCGGCCTGACCGGCGCGGGCTTCGGCGGCGAGTTCGCGGGTGGCCTGACCGGTGGGCTGACCGGCACGGACTTCGACGGTGGCCTCGCGGGCGGCCTGACCGGCGGTCTGGCGGGCACGGACTTCGGCGGCGAGTTCGCGGGCGGCATCTCCGCCACCGTCGCGCAGGTCTCCGGCACCTTCGTCGGCGAGACCGAGAACGCGGCCTTCTCCACCGTGTTCGACGGCGGCCTCGCGGGCGGCAGCGGCCAAGGCGTGCTCGAGACCGCGCTGGGCACCGGCGCGGGCGAGTACAGCCTCGGCCTGGACGGCATCGCGGGCCACGCCACCGCCGACTCCGCGCTGGGCGCGGTCACCGGCGCCGTCGAGGGCGGCCTCAGCGGCGTCGCGGGCGACCTCGGCTTCGACTCCGACCAGTTCTCCGGCTCGGGCTCGCTCGCGGCCACGGCCGATGGCCTGACCAGCGCCTTCGGGGTGGCGTCCGACCTGGGCGCGGTCGGCGGCGGCTCGGTCGTCGGCACCGACGGCGGCACCGGCGTGTTCGGCGTCGAGAGCGACCTGTTCTCCGGCAACGGCGGCGTCACCGCGGGCCTCGACGGCATCGAGGCCGTCTTCGCCAGCGAGACCACCGGCACCGGCGCCGTCAGCGTGAGCACCGACGGTGTCGCGGGCGCGGTCAGCACCGACTTCTTCGACGGCGAGCTCAACCTGGGCACCTCCGGCGTCTCGTTCGCCGCCGAGGGCGCCTTCGACGGTTCCCTCGCCCTGCCCGAGCTTTCCGCGCCGTCGCTGGGCAGCCTGGACGTGGTGCTCGAAGGTGCCGACGCGCTCGACGCCGACCTGCTGCGCGCGGGTGACATCACCGCCGGGACCACCGTGGCCAACTACGTCGCCGAGGGCGGCAGCCTGGTGGCCCACCAGATCGCCACCGGCTCGGCCGACCTGGGCGGCTTCCTCACCGGCACCGGCGCCGACGTCGCCGGCCACATCGAGACCGGCTCGGGCACCGTGGCCGACCAGATCGCCGACCTGCCCGCCGTCCCGGCCCTGCCCGCGCTGCCCGCCGTGCCCGCCCTGCCCGAGGTCCCCGCGGACCTGCCGGTCAGCCTGCCCACGGACCTGCCGGGTGACCTGCCGCTGCACCTCCCGGTCGACCTGCCCGGCGGCCTGCCGATCAGCCTGCCCGAGCTGCCCGACCTGCCGGTCGCCAACCCGCTGCCGGACCTGGGCTCGCTGCCCGGCGGCGTCGGCGGCCTCGTCCAGGACAGCCCGCTCGGCCAGCTGACCGGCGAGAACAGCCTGCCCGACGTGGGCGGACTGACCGACGGCCTCAGCCTCGGCCACTGACCGACCCAGCGCTAGCGGTGGAGGCGGGGTCCTGGTCACAACGGACCCCGCCTT from Alloactinosynnema sp. L-07 includes:
- a CDS encoding DUF1707 domain-containing protein, producing the protein MGTDENIRVGTAEREAAIAELGEHFSAGRLDISEYEQRCGIAAAARTQAELRLLFDDLPTKAPAVAQPNSLIRHDNPKNTKAMFIGFGVLALGGLVVVVGITSTWFLLAPILVLGVILFMMS
- a CDS encoding LuxR C-terminal-related transcriptional regulator, whose amino-acid sequence is MIPGHALPDELVLDDPTRRLCAAIISGGVAPVRLAVIAPGGFGKTALLDLLATAPGARRWRPGLDAADLLLVDDAHLLGDKDFAELADRAADGRTGLVIAARPRPRPDGLTALLGRMRGQIVLRPFDRDRVTECLRALLGAPPAPGVAELVHSQTGGVPGLVHRVAPHVGAGDLPHEAIEEFRFELDRLSPDALRALIATAVGAGEVELAELLGRPPADVLDEARGTGLLAPDLLPLGATVVRTLIPPDQRDAVYDRIADLRLARGGPLIADALTLLGAKAGGPSVAAVFEAAAAQAEPAVAVRLYAAAAAAGHPVDEVRQAEAEALSGATDSALRRADALMAGAPSPAAARVAAAALAHRGQLARSAELYQWSGSALAAIGLVGTGRVDDARTALKADADDPPTLVAGAITAMAHGVLDSLDDAWPTALSTVVRAAEMLEPVGDNVLLPDSPAAISAIMAAHTGSTAIAEPLLDRAVAAGGTLANRHRLLRAWISMNHGVATNPPTADLSARDALFAVGLRVGTARRSSDLTALRRAWELACATFVRVPVDLFSLLPLGEFAVAAARLGDRERLAPQLDEAWELLRRLGNPPLWSTMLHWHCLHAEIIADQPDTVRPSGSRAADAHAAALADQAAFSPFHAALAAAAQSWRQVLAGEVDAPKVEAAARSLHAAGLPWDAARLAGQAAIRTPDRTAMVGLLDCARVLQGPAAPAPAVEDRAGMVRLSERELQVAGLVLDGMTYKQVGDRLFISGKTVEHHMARMRSRLGATSRSDLLAQLRSLLGDRPGV
- a CDS encoding IniB N-terminal domain-containing protein — encoded protein: MTVYQDQPNSGATEQTLHDFVLTLLTDESARIAFTEDPTAALAGAGLGDITAQDVQDVIPLVADYAPVDLTLPASAETVVEQLTAVADAAQSHAGHCDTDTTGGLTGGLTGAGFGGEFAGGLTGGLTGTDFDGGLAGGLTGGLAGTDFGGEFAGGISATVAQVSGTFVGETENAAFSTVFDGGLAGGSGQGVLETALGTGAGEYSLGLDGIAGHATADSALGAVTGAVEGGLSGVAGDLGFDSDQFSGSGSLAATADGLTSAFGVASDLGAVGGGSVVGTDGGTGVFGVESDLFSGNGGVTAGLDGIEAVFASETTGTGAVSVSTDGVAGAVSTDFFDGELNLGTSGVSFAAEGAFDGSLALPELSAPSLGSLDVVLEGADALDADLLRAGDITAGTTVANYVAEGGSLVAHQIATGSADLGGFLTGTGADVAGHIETGSGTVADQIADLPAVPALPALPAVPALPEVPADLPVSLPTDLPGDLPLHLPVDLPGGLPISLPELPDLPVANPLPDLGSLPGGVGGLVQDSPLGQLTGENSLPDVGGLTDGLSLGH